In Francisella hispaniensis FSC454, a genomic segment contains:
- the aspS gene encoding aspartate--tRNA ligase: MRTHYSSDINEKLQGQKVTVCGWVHRRRDHGGVIFLDIRDRTGLVQLVFNPDNDNFRVADSLRSEFVIKAEGVVNLRPEGQENKNIVSGKVEIIGDSIEVINKSKTIPFQLDDFQSTGEDVKLKYRYIDLRRPEMQHKLITRSKAIRYVRNFLDNNGFLDIETPFLTKATPEGARDYLVPSRNFNGKFYALPQSPQLFKQLLMVSGFDRYYQIVKCFRDEDLRADRQPEFTQIDIEASFIDEAFIMLTMERMIAGLFKETIGVEFTTPFQVMTFADAIDKYGSDKPDLRIPLEFVNIKEDMQNEEFKVFSGPANDPQSRVIAMRIPGGNDKLTRKMIDEYTKFVGIYGAKGLAYIKINSLSQGKDGLQSPIVKNISEETLFKVIEKTSAKEGDLLFFGAGKAKIVNDSMGALRAKIGEDLDLFDKDWAPLWVVDFPMFEKDDNRLYAMHHPFTAPKVSSVEELERSNPEELSSRAYDMVINGYEVGGGSIRIHKQDIQAKVFNLLGISDEEAREKFGFMLDALSYGTPIHGGIAFGVDRLIMLLTGTTNIRDVIAFPKTQTASCLMTEAPSTVSLEQLNELGIAVKKEESK, translated from the coding sequence ATGAGAACACATTATAGTTCAGATATTAATGAAAAATTGCAAGGGCAAAAAGTCACAGTATGCGGTTGGGTTCATCGTCGTAGAGATCATGGCGGTGTTATTTTCTTAGATATTAGAGATAGAACAGGTTTAGTACAATTAGTTTTTAATCCTGATAATGACAATTTTAGAGTTGCTGATAGTTTAAGATCTGAATTTGTGATTAAAGCTGAAGGTGTTGTTAACTTAAGACCAGAAGGTCAAGAAAACAAAAATATTGTCAGTGGTAAAGTTGAGATAATTGGTGATAGTATAGAGGTTATTAATAAATCTAAAACTATTCCATTTCAGTTAGATGATTTCCAATCAACAGGCGAAGATGTCAAGCTTAAGTATCGTTATATTGATCTGCGTCGTCCAGAAATGCAACATAAGTTAATTACGCGTTCAAAGGCGATTAGATATGTTCGTAACTTTCTAGATAATAATGGGTTTTTAGATATTGAAACACCGTTTTTAACAAAAGCAACACCAGAGGGCGCAAGAGACTATCTTGTGCCTAGTCGTAATTTTAATGGTAAATTTTATGCGTTGCCGCAATCACCACAACTTTTTAAGCAGCTATTGATGGTTTCAGGTTTTGATAGGTATTATCAAATTGTTAAATGTTTCCGTGATGAAGATTTAAGAGCGGATAGACAGCCAGAATTTACCCAGATAGATATTGAGGCTTCATTTATCGATGAGGCTTTTATTATGTTGACTATGGAGAGAATGATAGCGGGGCTTTTCAAAGAAACTATCGGTGTTGAGTTTACAACTCCTTTCCAAGTAATGACTTTTGCTGATGCTATTGATAAGTATGGTTCAGATAAACCTGATCTAAGAATTCCACTTGAGTTTGTGAATATCAAAGAAGATATGCAAAACGAAGAGTTTAAGGTATTTTCAGGTCCAGCAAATGATCCACAATCACGAGTTATTGCAATGAGAATTCCTGGCGGTAATGACAAACTTACGCGTAAGATGATCGATGAGTATACTAAGTTTGTTGGTATCTATGGCGCTAAAGGTCTTGCATATATCAAGATTAATTCATTATCACAAGGCAAAGATGGCTTACAGTCACCAATTGTAAAAAATATCTCCGAAGAAACCTTGTTCAAAGTAATTGAGAAAACTAGCGCTAAAGAAGGTGATTTATTATTCTTTGGTGCTGGTAAGGCTAAGATTGTAAATGATTCAATGGGTGCATTAAGAGCTAAGATTGGTGAAGATCTTGATCTATTTGATAAAGATTGGGCGCCTTTATGGGTTGTTGATTTCCCAATGTTTGAGAAAGATGATAATCGTTTATATGCAATGCATCATCCATTTACAGCTCCAAAGGTTAGCTCAGTTGAAGAATTAGAGCGTAGTAATCCAGAAGAATTAAGTTCAAGAGCATACGATATGGTTATTAATGGTTATGAAGTAGGTGGTGGATCAATCCGTATTCATAAACAAGATATCCAGGCGAAAGTATTTAATTTATTGGGTATTTCTGATGAAGAAGCGCGCGAGAAGTTTGGATTTATGCTTGATGCTTTATCATATGGTACACCTATCCATGGAGGTATAGCTTTTGGCGTTGATAGACTTATTATGCTACTTACAGGAACTACAAATATCCGTGATGTAATAGCTTTTCCTAAGACACAGACTGCAAGCTGTTTAATGACAGAGGCACCTTCAACAGTTTCTTTAGAGCAGCTTAATGAGCTTGGTATAGCTGTTAAGAAAGAAGAAAGCAAATAG
- a CDS encoding glycosyl transferase family 90, with amino-acid sequence MKKLKYYIKNISRAIIPKKLFELSLEHKLKNIAKFDKEYVNYRVSYYNKLSKPFSLENSFNWKTFKRNLPVFDIIDHSFVRKSINSAYFYDFKEFLVYFSKTDSFATAFYDLTKIPQQPTFVKSRPIADDNQNSIILKLDKLRHFSLFEDNQKFEDKLNMAVFRGACHQPARQYFIRNYYDLPNTNFGDTRKESIGQPYNKGFLSIQDQLKYKYIISIEGYDVATNLKWIMNSNSLCFMTKPKYETWFMEGALIPNHHYVLLKEDYSDLQEKIDYYNNHPEKALKIIKNANEYINQFKNKQREDLISLLVMKKYFNLNKTS; translated from the coding sequence ATGAAAAAATTAAAATATTATATAAAAAATATTAGCAGAGCTATTATACCTAAAAAGCTTTTTGAGTTAAGTTTGGAGCATAAGCTAAAAAACATCGCAAAATTTGACAAAGAATATGTCAATTATAGAGTTAGTTACTATAACAAGCTATCTAAACCCTTTTCACTAGAAAATAGTTTTAACTGGAAAACCTTTAAAAGAAATCTCCCAGTATTTGACATTATTGACCACAGTTTTGTCAGAAAGTCTATTAACTCAGCATACTTCTATGATTTTAAAGAATTTTTAGTATACTTTAGCAAAACCGATAGTTTTGCTACAGCTTTTTATGATCTTACTAAAATACCCCAACAACCAACTTTTGTAAAAAGTAGGCCAATAGCCGATGATAATCAAAACTCTATTATTCTAAAGCTTGATAAGCTAAGACACTTTAGCCTTTTTGAAGACAATCAAAAATTTGAAGATAAACTTAATATGGCAGTATTCAGAGGAGCTTGTCATCAACCTGCTCGACAATATTTTATAAGAAATTATTATGACTTGCCTAATACAAATTTTGGTGACACACGCAAAGAATCAATTGGTCAACCATATAACAAAGGCTTTTTGAGCATACAAGACCAGCTTAAATACAAATATATTATTAGTATAGAGGGCTACGATGTAGCTACTAATCTCAAATGGATTATGAACTCAAATTCACTTTGTTTTATGACTAAACCAAAATATGAAACTTGGTTTATGGAAGGTGCCCTAATACCAAATCATCACTATGTACTTTTAAAAGAAGACTACTCAGACCTTCAAGAAAAAATCGACTATTATAATAACCATCCAGAAAAAGCTCTGAAAATAATTAAAAATGCAAACGAATATATCAATCAATTCAAAAACAAACAAAGAGAAGATCTGATTTCTTTACTTGTCATGAAGAAGTATTTTAATTTAAATAAAACATCCTGA
- a CDS encoding ribonuclease catalytic domain-containing protein, with amino-acid sequence MQKNSLVIFKSKPAKVINILDKKIEIETLDGKNIKLPAKNVQLLIESEKNFELESLKELEIAELEITWELLQEQQQTSVEELSELLFESVGVNQAYTVWLLVSEGEYFSFNDDFTINIHSQEQKNAIVREKQEKIKKEQELNDFIERLNNKSFNEEDRKFIKEIEALATLKSTKCRFFKYLNMEESENSAYKLLLDIGYWDEFFNPYLHRYGAELEHNSVEFNYNSKSDNQRVDLTYLKAYAIDDEGSNDPDDAISWDTQKNKMWVHIADPSSSINFGDEVDLQARARGSNLYVPEKIVMMLPPQATAKLGLGLQEISPAVSVGFRLDDKGDISDIEICFSNIKVTRYSYEFVEENIDALELGDIVNYAKYFTDKRLSKGAVELDFPEIKISLDDNKNVKLTDLPRLNSRTLVRDTMLMAGVAVAQFCIENNISVPFSTQPEHDIEQDGLENQDSIAEMFAIRKKLQRGKYSTQHSIHAGMGLEVYVQVTSPLRRYLDLIVHYQLRNFLQHKEMISTQEIDNIIAQVDIPIKSNRQTERFSNSHWKLVYLMQNPNLEFQATVIEKLEKGRLMVSIADLAMTKKLSVSGKYDLNDQIKLQNTSVNLVTQEAFFRVIEEN; translated from the coding sequence ATGCAAAAAAATTCTCTAGTAATATTTAAATCTAAACCAGCAAAGGTTATTAATATCTTAGATAAAAAAATTGAAATTGAGACTTTAGATGGTAAAAATATTAAGTTACCTGCAAAGAATGTTCAATTACTCATAGAATCAGAAAAGAATTTTGAACTTGAAAGTTTAAAAGAGCTAGAGATAGCTGAACTTGAAATTACATGGGAACTATTACAAGAGCAACAACAAACATCTGTTGAAGAACTAAGCGAGTTACTTTTTGAATCTGTGGGGGTAAATCAGGCTTATACAGTATGGCTTTTAGTTTCAGAAGGAGAGTATTTTAGCTTTAATGATGATTTTACTATCAACATCCACTCACAAGAACAAAAAAATGCAATAGTTAGAGAAAAACAAGAGAAGATTAAAAAAGAGCAAGAGCTTAATGATTTTATTGAACGTCTAAATAACAAAAGTTTCAATGAAGAGGATAGGAAATTTATTAAAGAAATAGAAGCTTTAGCGACACTTAAAAGTACGAAATGTCGTTTTTTCAAGTATTTAAACATGGAAGAGTCTGAGAATAGTGCTTATAAGTTACTCTTGGATATTGGTTATTGGGATGAGTTTTTTAATCCTTATTTACATCGATATGGTGCAGAGTTAGAACATAATTCTGTAGAGTTTAACTACAATTCCAAATCAGATAACCAGCGAGTAGATCTGACATATCTAAAGGCTTATGCTATAGATGATGAAGGTAGCAATGATCCTGATGATGCAATTAGTTGGGATACCCAAAAAAATAAAATGTGGGTGCATATTGCTGATCCTTCTTCTAGTATTAATTTTGGAGATGAAGTCGATCTTCAAGCTAGAGCACGAGGGTCTAATTTATATGTGCCTGAAAAGATAGTTATGATGTTACCTCCTCAAGCAACAGCAAAATTAGGCTTAGGCTTACAGGAGATATCTCCTGCTGTATCTGTAGGATTTAGGCTTGATGATAAAGGTGATATCAGCGATATTGAAATATGCTTTAGTAATATAAAAGTTACGCGATATTCTTATGAATTTGTTGAAGAAAATATCGACGCTCTAGAGCTTGGTGATATAGTAAATTATGCAAAATATTTCACTGATAAGCGTTTATCTAAAGGTGCAGTTGAGCTTGATTTCCCAGAGATAAAGATATCATTAGATGATAATAAGAATGTTAAGCTGACTGATTTACCACGTTTAAATTCAAGAACACTTGTGCGAGATACAATGCTAATGGCAGGTGTTGCAGTAGCACAGTTTTGTATTGAAAATAATATTAGTGTACCTTTTTCGACACAGCCAGAGCATGACATCGAGCAAGATGGTTTAGAGAATCAAGATTCAATAGCTGAAATGTTTGCAATACGTAAGAAACTCCAAAGAGGTAAATATTCTACGCAACATAGTATTCATGCGGGGATGGGATTAGAAGTCTATGTACAGGTAACAAGCCCACTAAGAAGATATCTTGATTTAATTGTGCATTATCAGTTACGCAATTTTTTGCAGCATAAAGAGATGATAAGTACCCAAGAGATTGATAATATAATTGCTCAAGTAGATATTCCTATAAAATCAAATAGACAAACTGAGCGTTTCTCAAATTCACACTGGAAGTTGGTTTATCTAATGCAAAATCCTAATCTAGAGTTTCAAGCAACAGTTATTGAGAAATTAGAGAAAGGTAGATTAATGGTTTCTATCGCAGATTTAGCGATGACAAAGAAACTTTCTGTAAGTGGTAAATATGATTTAAATGATCAAATAAAATTACAAAATACCTCTGTAAACCTTGTCACACAAGAGGCTTTCTTTAGAGTTATAGAAGAAAACTAA
- the crcB gene encoding fluoride efflux transporter CrcB, with product MGLLLLLVGVGGGVGAMARFGLTQATAGISKQIPLGILLCNVIGSLIIGMMAAFLIETKLFNEDVSTYVRSLLVTGFLGGFTTFSSFSLDILNLLQRGEIFIAIGYIIVSVLASLIAVILGFYIIMGVYK from the coding sequence ATGGGACTTTTATTATTGTTGGTAGGTGTTGGTGGTGGTGTTGGTGCAATGGCAAGGTTTGGATTGACTCAAGCAACCGCAGGTATTTCTAAGCAAATTCCTTTAGGGATTTTATTATGTAATGTTATTGGCTCACTAATTATTGGTATGATGGCTGCATTCTTGATAGAAACTAAGCTTTTTAATGAAGATGTTTCGACGTATGTCAGATCTCTTTTAGTTACAGGATTTTTGGGAGGCTTTACTACTTTTTCTAGTTTTAGTTTGGATATTCTAAACTTATTACAACGAGGAGAGATTTTCATAGCTATAGGATATATTATTGTTAGCGTCTTAGCATCATTAATAGCAGTTATATTAGGGTTTTATATAATTATGGGAGTTTATAAGTGA
- a CDS encoding glycosyltransferase family 4 protein, whose amino-acid sequence MNIVQVCPAIIPVNNYGGTERVIYWLSGALAELGHQVLLIAPKGSYHENTNVKIIECENFSNIAKLIPQNADIVHIHDMNYINQVKSFKWLLTIHGNDKRAVFNNQYPENIVGVSRNHAIAHNLRHYVYNGVDSKEFIFNPDKQDHFLFFSKVSYRAKGVDQAIKVCCKSSTKLEIYGGNRKKLLRNPKSFLLSFKKNINIRGYATGQKKAQVFSQAKALLFPIQWSEPFGLVMVEAMMSGTPVIALNRGSVSEVVNFESGFVVNYLEQMIDAIKKIDTIDPYKCRQYAIDNFDIAVCAKNYLQHYQRVITVTS is encoded by the coding sequence ATGAATATAGTACAAGTCTGTCCCGCAATTATTCCAGTTAATAATTATGGCGGCACAGAAAGGGTCATCTATTGGCTATCTGGAGCTTTAGCTGAATTAGGGCATCAGGTTTTATTGATAGCACCAAAAGGAAGTTATCATGAAAATACTAATGTCAAAATTATTGAGTGTGAAAATTTTAGTAATATAGCTAAATTAATACCACAAAATGCAGATATAGTTCATATTCATGATATGAATTATATAAATCAAGTAAAATCATTTAAGTGGTTATTAACGATACATGGCAATGATAAAAGAGCAGTTTTTAATAATCAATATCCTGAAAATATCGTTGGAGTCAGTAGAAATCATGCAATTGCTCATAACCTTAGACACTATGTATACAACGGAGTAGACTCAAAAGAGTTTATCTTTAATCCAGATAAGCAAGATCATTTTTTGTTTTTTTCTAAAGTATCTTATCGTGCAAAAGGAGTCGATCAGGCAATCAAAGTTTGCTGCAAGAGCAGTACTAAGTTAGAAATATATGGTGGTAATAGGAAAAAATTACTTAGAAATCCCAAATCATTTTTATTGAGTTTCAAAAAAAATATAAATATCAGGGGTTATGCAACTGGTCAAAAGAAGGCACAAGTATTCTCTCAAGCTAAAGCTTTATTATTTCCAATACAGTGGTCAGAGCCATTTGGGCTAGTAATGGTTGAGGCAATGATGAGTGGAACTCCTGTTATCGCTTTAAATAGAGGCTCTGTATCGGAAGTTGTTAATTTTGAATCAGGCTTTGTAGTTAATTATTTAGAACAAATGATAGATGCAATCAAGAAAATTGATACAATTGATCCATATAAATGTAGACAGTATGCGATAGATAACTTTGACATAGCTGTTTGCGCTAAAAATTATCTTCAACACTATCAAAGAGTTATTACAGTTACTAGTTAA
- a CDS encoding ABC transporter permease produces the protein MKRLYSTNMSAKVSRTKWDILALSIILLILSIFVWSTSDLGGSIDYKSQASVLKYSDISLSLWLLPYYTAETTIRMFIGLFISLLITFIFGTWAAKNKRAESIIIPLVDILQSIPVLGFFAITVTGFLVIFPTSLWGAQAAVIFGIITAQAWNMILSFYQSLKTVPKELREAADMYQLSAWQKFWKLEVPFAMPGLVWNTMMSMSGSWFMIVASETIMVNFSASQSIPINLPGIGSFIDAANNAQNFTAVGAAIVTMLVTIVLYDQLLFRPLVAWSEKFVIGDNPSETYSKSWFLTILQKAYVVKIFTRFWTKCSNNIVNINFFKKKLDKAYNQKVHKKAEKHESTIKRILWNVIIILMILALLYFVYQTVYAKDKDIGIEETFKVFVYGLFTGIRVAALILITSLIWVPIGIWIGLRPKIAQKVQPYAQMAAAFPVNVLYGVFGTLVVMFNLNFDIWCILLMALGTQWYILFNVIAGASAIPEELKLAAENMQLKGIIKLKKFLVPAVMPYYVTGAITAAGGSWNASIISEYINWGKDSVIQASGIGDYITKYTNMPGDHTSNVLLGVIVMCILVVASNRLFWRRLYNYAENRFSMNM, from the coding sequence ATGAAAAGGTTGTATAGCACTAATATGTCAGCAAAGGTTTCTCGCACAAAGTGGGATATTTTAGCTTTATCAATTATACTTTTAATATTAAGTATCTTTGTATGGTCAACCTCTGACCTTGGTGGCTCTATTGATTATAAAAGTCAGGCGAGTGTTCTAAAATACTCAGATATTTCTTTAAGTCTTTGGCTCTTGCCTTACTATACAGCAGAAACGACGATTAGAATGTTTATAGGTTTGTTTATTTCACTACTTATAACATTTATATTTGGAACATGGGCAGCAAAAAATAAAAGAGCTGAAAGTATAATTATACCGCTTGTTGATATTCTACAGTCAATACCAGTTCTTGGTTTCTTTGCTATTACTGTAACCGGATTTTTGGTTATATTTCCAACCTCACTATGGGGAGCACAAGCTGCCGTAATTTTTGGAATCATAACAGCTCAAGCTTGGAATATGATTTTAAGCTTCTATCAGTCATTAAAGACAGTGCCAAAAGAGCTAAGAGAAGCTGCTGATATGTACCAACTTTCAGCTTGGCAGAAATTCTGGAAACTAGAAGTACCATTTGCTATGCCTGGTTTAGTTTGGAATACGATGATGTCAATGTCAGGAAGCTGGTTTATGATAGTAGCTTCTGAGACAATTATGGTTAATTTTAGTGCATCGCAGTCAATTCCGATAAATTTACCTGGTATTGGTTCTTTTATTGATGCTGCTAATAATGCGCAGAACTTTACAGCAGTTGGTGCGGCAATAGTTACTATGTTAGTTACAATAGTTCTATATGATCAACTTTTATTTAGACCATTAGTTGCCTGGTCTGAAAAGTTTGTTATTGGAGATAATCCATCAGAAACATATAGTAAATCATGGTTTTTAACTATTTTACAGAAAGCGTATGTTGTTAAAATTTTCACAAGATTTTGGACTAAATGTTCTAATAATATAGTAAATATCAATTTTTTTAAGAAAAAACTTGATAAAGCCTATAATCAAAAAGTTCATAAAAAAGCAGAAAAGCATGAAAGTACAATCAAGAGAATACTCTGGAATGTTATTATCATTTTGATGATATTAGCATTGCTATATTTTGTCTATCAGACAGTTTATGCCAAAGATAAAGATATAGGTATTGAAGAGACATTTAAAGTATTTGTATACGGGTTATTTACAGGCATCAGAGTTGCAGCACTTATATTGATAACTTCATTAATATGGGTTCCGATAGGAATATGGATTGGCTTAAGACCTAAGATAGCTCAAAAAGTTCAGCCTTATGCGCAAATGGCAGCGGCTTTCCCTGTGAACGTGCTATATGGTGTATTTGGAACACTAGTAGTAATGTTTAATCTTAATTTTGATATATGGTGTATCCTACTTATGGCACTTGGAACACAGTGGTATATTCTATTTAATGTTATCGCTGGGGCTTCAGCTATACCAGAAGAGTTAAAATTAGCTGCTGAAAATATGCAATTAAAGGGTATTATCAAGCTTAAGAAATTCCTTGTGCCTGCAGTGATGCCATATTACGTCACTGGAGCTATAACAGCGGCGGGAGGTTCATGGAACGCAAGTATTATTAGCGAATACATAAACTGGGGTAAAGACTCTGTAATTCAAGCCTCAGGAATAGGTGACTATATTACAAAGTATACTAATATGCCAGGAGATCATACTTCAAATGTTCTTTTAGGTGTGATAGTGATGTGTATCCTAGTAGTAGCCTCAAATAGGCTGTTTTGGCGCAGATTATATAACTATGCAGAAAATCGTTTTAGTATGAATATGTAA
- a CDS encoding alpha/beta hydrolase, whose translation MNYELIEPAKQAKFCVIWLHGLGADGHDFIDIVNYLDVSLDEIRFIFPHADVMSVTINMGMQMRAWYDIKSLDANSLNRIVDVEGIYSSIAKLNKLIDSQISQGIASENIILAGFSQGGVIATYTAITSERKLGGIMALSTYLPAWDDFREKITSINKGLPILVCHGTDDQVLPEILGHDLSDKLKASGFANEYKHYVGMQHSVCIEEIKDISNFIAKTFKI comes from the coding sequence ATGAATTACGAGCTTATTGAGCCAGCAAAGCAGGCTAAGTTTTGTGTTATTTGGCTGCATGGCCTTGGTGCTGATGGTCATGATTTTATAGATATTGTTAACTATCTTGATGTTTCTTTGGATGAAATCAGATTTATTTTTCCTCATGCAGATGTCATGTCTGTGACTATAAATATGGGGATGCAAATGCGTGCATGGTATGATATTAAGTCACTTGATGCAAATAGTTTAAATAGAATAGTTGATGTTGAAGGTATATATAGCTCAATAGCAAAACTCAATAAATTGATAGATAGTCAGATCAGTCAAGGTATTGCTAGTGAAAATATTATCTTAGCAGGATTTTCTCAAGGTGGAGTGATTGCAACTTATACAGCTATTACTTCTGAAAGAAAATTAGGTGGTATTATGGCTTTATCGACATATTTACCAGCATGGGATGACTTTAGAGAGAAAATTACCTCTATAAATAAAGGTTTGCCTATATTAGTGTGTCATGGAACTGATGATCAAGTATTGCCTGAAATTCTTGGCCATGATTTATCAGATAAACTAAAAGCTAGCGGTTTTGCTAATGAATATAAACATTACGTAGGTATGCAGCACTCTGTATGTATAGAAGAAATAAAAGATATCTCAAACTTTATCGCAAAGACATTTAAAATATGA
- the hemC gene encoding hydroxymethylbilane synthase → MKQITIASRESKLALWQTNFVKKYIQKELNIPCEITTMKTQGDIILDKPLNKVGGKALFMKELEIAMQNGKANIAVHSLKDVPYQLPQGFCLASFMPREDPRDAFVSNKYSSIDDLPKGAIVGTSSLRRKAQLLHYRDDLVIKDLRGNVQTRLSKLDNGDYDAIILASAGLIRLELNERITQFIPVEISLPAVGQGIVVIEALDRDVELLEKLQKLNCSTSFRMATAERAFNQELKGGCHVAIGAYAELNNNQITLTAMVASSDGKKILKRKMIGDDPTKLGKLLAREMIELGAYKILES, encoded by the coding sequence ATGAAACAAATAACTATCGCTAGTAGAGAAAGCAAGTTAGCATTATGGCAGACAAATTTTGTTAAAAAATATATTCAAAAAGAGCTAAATATTCCTTGTGAAATAACTACTATGAAAACACAGGGTGATATTATTTTGGATAAGCCGCTAAACAAAGTTGGTGGTAAAGCATTATTTATGAAAGAGCTAGAAATAGCTATGCAGAATGGCAAAGCAAATATTGCCGTACACTCTCTAAAAGATGTTCCATATCAATTACCACAAGGTTTTTGTTTAGCAAGTTTTATGCCGAGAGAGGATCCTCGAGATGCTTTTGTATCAAATAAATATAGCTCTATAGATGATTTACCTAAAGGAGCTATTGTTGGTACCTCTAGTCTACGTCGAAAGGCTCAACTTCTGCACTATAGAGATGATCTTGTGATTAAAGACCTAAGAGGAAATGTCCAAACAAGGTTATCGAAGCTTGATAATGGTGATTATGATGCGATTATTTTAGCTAGTGCGGGACTTATTCGTTTAGAGCTTAATGAAAGAATAACTCAGTTTATCCCAGTAGAAATATCTCTGCCAGCAGTAGGTCAAGGTATAGTAGTTATAGAGGCTTTAGATAGAGATGTTGAGCTTTTAGAAAAATTACAAAAATTAAATTGTAGTACGAGTTTTCGTATGGCAACAGCTGAGAGAGCTTTTAATCAAGAATTAAAAGGCGGCTGCCATGTAGCAATAGGAGCTTATGCAGAATTAAATAATAATCAAATAACTCTGACAGCAATGGTTGCAAGTAGTGATGGTAAGAAAATTCTCAAACGAAAGATGATTGGGGATGATCCTACTAAGCTTGGTAAATTATTAGCTCGAGAAATGATAGAGCTAGGAGCATATAAAATATTGGAGAGTTAA
- a CDS encoding MFS transporter, which produces MRIKSVIISSIGSTFETFDFHIFGLFALQISMSLLHKDSFNSSLILIFAIFGAGYFARPLGAVFWGNLGDKYGRTVPFKWTVILIGVASLVIAVLPSSSVIGVFSPLILAACRLIQGFSFGGELIAAVLLVYEQPAKSRSFYTSVVIFCATFGMILASIVYYLLSLVLTTEQFFAFSWRLAFAFGGIAVLVSYFWRASIQETLVTEFTGKRSFVALELLKTNIRLLLRCVLTAAATAIFLSMFIVFLPTFCQKGLGFDKVTTSVYVLVTIVTYAVSALAGGYLGDIIGNKKTQALGIILAIIILIPLAISLLAKSSVALLFIVLFAIVNGLINANYMIVVLNRFNKSQRFSGLAITQNISMAIFMGVLPVLCAYLVADLKILSAPFYILFVLYIVALMSLFD; this is translated from the coding sequence TTGCGTATTAAGTCAGTAATTATCTCAAGTATTGGCAGTACTTTTGAGACTTTTGATTTTCATATATTTGGTTTATTTGCTTTGCAGATATCGATGTCGTTATTACATAAAGATTCTTTTAACAGTTCACTTATCTTGATTTTTGCTATTTTCGGTGCAGGTTATTTTGCTAGACCTTTGGGAGCTGTATTTTGGGGTAATCTTGGTGATAAATATGGTCGTACCGTACCATTTAAGTGGACAGTTATTCTAATAGGTGTAGCGTCTTTAGTAATAGCTGTATTGCCAAGTAGTAGTGTTATTGGTGTATTTTCGCCATTGATATTAGCAGCTTGCCGTTTAATTCAAGGCTTTTCATTTGGAGGTGAGCTAATTGCTGCAGTTTTATTAGTCTATGAGCAGCCGGCAAAGAGTAGAAGTTTCTATACTTCAGTAGTTATTTTTTGTGCAACTTTTGGGATGATCTTAGCGTCAATAGTTTACTATCTTCTAAGCCTTGTACTTACTACAGAGCAGTTTTTTGCCTTTAGCTGGCGTTTGGCATTTGCTTTTGGCGGCATTGCTGTATTAGTGAGCTATTTTTGGCGTGCTTCAATTCAAGAAACATTAGTTACTGAGTTTACTGGTAAGCGTAGCTTTGTTGCTTTAGAGCTACTAAAAACCAATATTAGATTACTCTTGCGTTGCGTTTTAACTGCTGCAGCTACAGCAATATTTCTCTCGATGTTTATAGTGTTTTTACCAACATTTTGCCAGAAAGGTCTTGGTTTTGATAAAGTTACAACATCTGTGTATGTTTTAGTAACTATAGTAACTTATGCAGTCTCAGCTTTAGCTGGTGGCTACCTTGGTGATATTATTGGTAATAAAAAGACACAAGCGCTAGGTATAATTTTAGCGATAATTATACTTATACCACTAGCTATATCATTATTAGCAAAGTCTTCTGTGGCTTTACTATTTATAGTGTTATTTGCAATTGTGAATGGTTTGATAAATGCAAACTATATGATTGTTGTCTTAAATAGATTTAATAAATCACAGAGATTTAGTGGCTTAGCTATTACGCAGAATATTTCAATGGCTATATTTATGGGGGTTTTACCTGTATTATGTGCCTATTTAGTCGCTGATTTGAAAATCCTATCAGCACCATTTTATATTTTGTTTGTTCTATATATTGTAGCTTTGATGTCGTTGTTTGATTAG
- a CDS encoding zinc-finger domain-containing protein — protein MKKEQKVIKVRPGERVSCPTKYHENWNLHPRVYIDLKDKKTNSCPYCGTTFKVEKES, from the coding sequence ATGAAAAAAGAGCAAAAAGTGATTAAAGTTCGTCCAGGCGAGCGTGTTTCTTGCCCAACGAAATATCATGAAAACTGGAATTTACACCCTAGGGTATATATTGACTTAAAAGACAAAAAAACTAATAGTTGTCCTTACTGTGGAACGACTTTTAAAGTAGAAAAAGAATCCTAA